A window of the Pararge aegeria chromosome 2, ilParAegt1.1, whole genome shotgun sequence genome harbors these coding sequences:
- the LOC120628167 gene encoding uncharacterized protein LOC120628167, with product MSAYLGNLQIFDHKTSEWQIFKGKLVQFLKINKVLDEESKIGVLLTHITDETYRLVRNLAYPHELDILSYAGLFALLDGHFKLRQCSFADKAKFYAACRSSGESLGDWAARLRGLATYCDFGNALETNLLDRFVLGLSSGPERDKLFEQKPSTLTLARAIELAEQAESAKKAKVSVSGSDAVQVKEEPVFRAKIQGRAGRAPPARRDRAGASGDDSANRRDSSRCKVWGLRNHGSGDKCRYKGYRCQKCGVKGHLKKVCSSVSSGVYHVGDDEPNEGRQVCEECENFNIRYVSDKPILVDLILGTLN from the coding sequence atgtcGGCCTACCTAGGGAATCTGCAAATATTTGACCACAAAACAAGTGAATGGCAaatatttaaaggaaaattagtgcagtttttgaaaattaataaagtgttgGACGAAGAAAGTAAGATTGGAGTTCTGCTAACGCATATCACCGATGAAACGTACCGCTTAGTACGTAACTTGGCTTACCCTCACGAGTTGGATATTCTTAGTTACGCGGGGCTATTTGCATTACTCGACGGCCATTTCAAGCTCAGACAGTGTTCATTTGCTGATAAAGCGAAGTTCTATGCAGCGTGCAGGAGTTCAGGCGAGTCATTAGGAGACTGGGCGGCGCGACTAAGGGGTCTTGCAACCTATTGCGACTTCGGCAACGCCTTGGAAACGAATTTGCTGGATCGTTTCGTCCTTGGCTTGAGCTCTGGGCCAGAACGCGATAAGCTATTTGAACAGAAGCCGTCCACGCTCACATTGGCTCGAGCTATTGAATTGGCAGAACAAGCAGAGAGTGCTAAGAAGGCGAAGGTATCGGTCTCCGGGAGCGATGCAGTGCAAGTCAAGGAGGAGCCGGTATTCCGCGCGAAGATTCAAGGCCGCGCTGGCCGCGCTCCACCGGCTCGGCGCGACCGCGCTGGCGCGAGCGGAGATGATTCAGCGAATCGGCGTGACAGTTCGCGCTGCAAAGTGTGGGGGCTGAGAAACCATGGAAGTGGTGACAAGTGCCGTTACAAAGGGTATCGGTGTCAAAAGTGTGGGGTCAAAGGTCACCTTAAAAAGGTTTGTTCTAGTGTGAGTTCGGGTGTTTACCATGTCGGGGATGACGAGCCCAACGAAGGTCGTCAGGTTTGTGAGGAATGTGAAAATTTTAACATAAGGTACGTGAGTGATAAACCTATCCTAGTTGACTTAATTTTAGGAACGTTAAATTGA
- the LOC120633780 gene encoding DNA repair protein complementing XP-A cells homolog — protein MRLYLRAQLEQRARDVWGSDAALELERAARVERRERAERTAAGRRLRALRMDVRSSLFASARAPHEHEFGPEAYDAQADVYRRECACGHAETYEKM, from the coding sequence ATGCGCCTGTACCTGCGCGCGCAGCTCGAGCAGCGCGCGCGCGACGTGTGGGGCTCCGACGCCGCGCTGGAACTGGAGCGCGCCGCGCGCGTCGAGCGCCGCGAGCGCGCCGAGCGCACGGCGGCCGGGCGCCGTCTGCGCGCGCTGCGCATGGACGTGCGCTCCAGCCTGTTCGCGAGCGCGCGCGCGCCGCACGAGCACGAGTTCGGGCCCGAGGCGTACGACGCGCAGGCCGACGTGTACCGCCGCGAGTGCGCGTGCGGGCACGCGGAGACCTACGAGAAGATGTAG
- the LOC120633790 gene encoding zinc finger protein 706-like yields MARGQQKLQSQAKAAEKISKLKKQQGHSATDQKKAAQKALVHVCAICKAQMPDPKTYKQHFENKHPKNDLPEDLKTI; encoded by the exons ATGGCTCGAGGACAACAGAAGCTGCAGTCGCAGGCCAAAGCCGcagaaaaaatatcaaaactgAAAAAGCAACAGGGTCACAGTGCCACGGATCAAAAAAAGGCTGCACAGAAAGCGCTCGTACATGTTTGTGCAATCTGTAAG GCTCAGATGCCAGACCCCAAAACTTACAAAcaacattttgaaaataaacaccCTAAGAATGATCTACCTGAAGACTTAAAGACTATTTAA